One genomic region from Sphingobacterium sp. UGAL515B_05 encodes:
- a CDS encoding RNA polymerase sigma factor, whose amino-acid sequence MKELSDKELFDLVKENNTQAFSVLFDRYGHTLLSFILKRIGSITDAEDILQDVFASLWNRRHKIQIEDSIYPYLFKAAKYEVIDWMTRDQKRIMHFERLVLPLENEPVGTSNCDEKLMVKELSFMLDNEISKMPTTMQSAFNLSRVEGLSIKEIAFRLSISEQTVKNNISLALSRLKLKAK is encoded by the coding sequence ATGAAAGAACTGTCTGATAAGGAACTGTTTGATCTTGTGAAAGAAAACAATACACAGGCATTTTCCGTGTTGTTTGATCGCTATGGCCATACTTTATTAAGCTTTATCTTGAAGCGTATCGGTTCGATTACAGATGCCGAAGATATCCTTCAGGATGTTTTTGCATCTCTCTGGAACCGGCGTCATAAAATTCAAATTGAGGATTCGATCTATCCCTATCTCTTCAAAGCGGCCAAATATGAGGTAATTGACTGGATGACGCGCGATCAAAAGCGGATTATGCATTTTGAACGTCTTGTGCTTCCATTAGAAAATGAACCTGTCGGTACAAGTAACTGCGATGAGAAATTGATGGTGAAAGAACTATCCTTTATGCTGGATAATGAAATTTCCAAAATGCCTACAACCATGCAGTCGGCATTTAATCTCAGTCGTGTGGAAGGTCTGAGCATCAAAGAAATCGCTTTCCGATTATCCATATCTGAACAGACGGTAAAGAATAATATCTCGCTGGCTCTGAGTCGATTAAAGCTTAAGGCAAAATAA